GGACGCCTCGGCCGTGATCCGGCGCAGGCACGAGGCGAGCGAGGCGGGCTCGCCCGGCCGGTGCAGCAGCCCGCTCACCCCGTCCTCGACGAGTTCGACGAAGGCGCCGTGACCTGCGGCGACGGCCGGGACCCCCGCGGCCATCGCCTCCACGACCACCAGGCCGAACGCCTCCAGCCAGGTGGACGGCGCGACCACGGCGACCGACCGCGCGACGGCCTCCCGGCACTGGGCCGGGTCGTACAGCCCGACGTACCGCACGTCGTCCCGGCCCGCCGCCCAGGCGGCCACCTCCCGCTCCAGCGGCCCCGCGCCGGCGATCACGAGCGGTACGCCCACACCACCACCGGCGGTGATCTCGTCCCACGCGGCCATGAGCAGCCGCACGCCCTTGGCTTCCGCGAGGCGGCCGAGGAAGAGGAGGTGCTCGCCGGGGCCCGTCCGTCGGGCGACGGGGTCGGGCACGAAGTTGTGCTTCACCGACAGCCGTTCGGCCGGCATGCCCGCTCCCACCAGCACGTCGCGCTGCGCCGCGGAGATGCAGAAGAACCGCTCCACGCCGGACCACCAGCGCCGCCGGTTGACCGACATGCTGACCGCGAGCGGCACCGTCGCCAGCCGGGAGTTCCGGTAGCAGCCGTGCCGGACCGCGGGCAGCGGACCGGACCCGACGCACTCGGTGCACGGCCGGCCGTCCCGCTGCAGGGTGCCGGGCGGGCACACCTGGGTGTAGTTGTGCAGCGTGGCGACGGCGGGCACACCCGCGTCGGCACAGGCGGCCAGCACCGCCGGCGACAGGAGCGGGAAGACGTTGTGGATGTGCACCACGTCCGGCCGTTCGGCACGGAGCCGCGCGGTGAGCTCCGCCCGCACCGCCGGATTCCACGGCACGAGGAGCGGTACCGCGACCTTGCCCGGCAGCGACCGGGCGGCGATCTCGTCGCTGCGCCGCTCGAACAACTCGACCCGGTGTCCGGCCCCGCGCAGCAGCGCCACCTCCTGGTCGACGACCTTGTTCTCCCCGCTCGGCTGCGCCGAGGCGTAGCGGTTGTGCGCCACGAGGACGTGCATCTCAGGTCACCTCCGGTGTGCTGCGGGCCCATCGCGGGACGTGTCGGTCGGGGGCTCCCGGCGCCGGGAGGGGAGTGGCCGCCGAGGCGGGAGTCGCCAGCAGCGACGCGGCCACGGCCAGGTGCAGCAGATACGGCGAGGCGTCGCCCAGCCCTGCCTCGGTGTACGACGCGATCGCGCAGTAGCTGATCAGGAAGATCGCGCAGGCCCTCGACAGCGAGGGCGGCCGCAGCAACGCGACGGCGCCCAGGACGACGACCATGCCCGCGACGAGTGCCACACCGGTCACGCCCTGTTCGTGGTAGACGGCCAGCCAGCTGTTGTCGATCGGCAGCCCGCCGAACGACTTGTCGCCCAGGCCCGCCCCGAACAGGTACTCCGAAGTCGTCCGGGGAGCCGCCAGCAGGGCGTCCCAGACCTTGGCCCGCCCCGTGAGGCTGGTGAAGTTCTCCTCGCTCTGGCCGCGCAGGAACCACGCGTGCAGCGCGGAGCCGAACACCACCGCCGCCAGCGCGGCGCACCCCACCGCCCGGATGAAGAACCGCCGGGCGGCGGCGCTGGTCAGGACGAGCGAGCCGATCGCCAGGGCCAGCCCGACGAGCAGACCGAGCGTGGCGGTCCGGGTATGGGTCAGCATGAGCAGGACGAGTGCCGGCACGACGATCACCGCCGCACTGGTCCGGTCGGTCCGGTGGCCGAGCACGAGCAGCACGGTCAGGCCGATGACCACCGCGGCGTACTGTCCGATCTGCGGCGGGGTGAGCGGCCACAGAGCGCCGACCAGCCGCCCGCCGTACAGGTCGGGCAGGGCCGTACCCGGTGAGACGACCGCGCCGGCGGCCACCGTCCCGAGGACCGCCACATACATCCGGACGTGGTGCCGGACGAACGTCGTGCCGCCGTCCCACCAGCGGCTGAGCAGCCACAAGGTGGCGAGGAAGAGCGCCAGCCGGGCGCAGCGGAACAACGCGCCGAACCCGGACTCCAGGCTCAGGCTGGAGATCACGCTCGGCACCAGCAGCAGGGTGAGCAGGAGGAGGAAGGAGCTCGCCCGGACCCGCAGCCGGAGGTTGACCACGAGCGCCAGCGCGAACGCGGCGACCAGCGCGCCCATGGTGACCATCTGGATGAGGGAGCGCGGGAGCGGCACGATGGTCACCGCCCCGGTGGAACCCAGCGTGTTGAGGACCAGCAGCCCCCAGACCGTCGCCACGGTCCTCGGCGTGGTGTGCTCGGTGGCCATCTCAACCACCGTCCCGAGCACGGAAGGTACTGCCCTCGTCCTGCCGGTACGGCATGCCCTGCCACTGTCCGGCGTCGAGGGTACGGCTCGGGTCGTGGGCGACGAACGTCCACGCGCCGAGGTAGACGTTGTCGTACCAGCGGTTGTGCTGCTCGCCGGTGATCGCCTCCGCCACCCGCTCGCCCTGGTACGGCGACCAGTCCGGGTAGGTGCCGTAGTTGGCCAGTACCGCCATCCGGTCGCAGAGCGCCGTGCAGTCGACGACGGACTTGTCCAGCACGAAGCGGTTGTCGTGGATGTCCACCCGCTGGGTCTTCCACCGGCAGTCGGCGTACAGCGGTGCGGTGGCGATCGCCGGCTGTGCGCACCGGTCGGTGTCCTTCACCAGGAGCGTGCACTCACCGGAGGAGGTGTTGGCCGGGCTGTTGCAGAACCGGTCGGCGTTCTCCCACAGCGTGATCCCGGACCAGTTGTTCTCCAGCGTGTTGCCGTAGATCTCGATCCTGTCCGTGCGGGCCCGGATCCGCGGTTCGCCGCCGGACTCGGACACGTAGACGGTCGCGAGCGGGAAGCTGTCGCCGCGGTCGGCGTACCTGCGGCCCTCGACCCAGTTGTTGCGCCGGATCGTGTTCTTGCGGACTACGGCGTTGTAGCTGGTCTCGTAGATCAGCGCGGCTCCGTCGTTGGCCTCCAGCACGTTGCCCTCGATGCGGAAGTCGTTGTTGTTGGTGTCCGCCCACAGTCCGGCTCCGCGGTTGTCGTGCACCCAGTTGCCGCGGACGTCGGCGCCGTCGACGGCCCAGAACTTGACGCCTCCGGTGCAGCCGCAGCCCGGCCGCCGACGCTCCCAGTCGTCCCTGTTGTTGCCCACGATCTCGTTGCCCTCGACCACCAGGCCGGTGATGCCGCCGCCGCCCTTGTACGCGTTCATGCCGTACTGGCCGTTGTCGCGCAGACAGCTGGCGCGGACCCGCTGGCGGGCACCGGCCATCAGCCCGGCACCGGAGTTGTGCTGGATCGTCGCGTGCTCGATCACCCACCCGTCGGCGGAGTCGTGGTTGACCACGCCCTCGTCGTGCGGCGCGACGAACCCCTGCACGGTCAGGTGGCGGATGGTCACGTCGCGGGCGGTGCCGCCGAACGCGTACTGGTTGGTCCTCCGGCCGTCGAGCACCGCGCCCGGGGCACCGAGATAGCGGTTCCCCTCCTTGGGGACGACCTGCGCGTAACGGTCCGGCTGGAGCCGGTGGGTGCCCGGACTCAGCCAGAACGTGGTGTTCGGCGGACTCTTCCTGGTCTTCGCGGCCAGATCGCCGGCGACCGCGGGGTCCACCGTCACCGCGCCCGCGGGCGCCTTCGCGGGTCCGGCGGCCGGCTCGGCGCACACGCGGGCCACCGACGCGGTCGGTGCGGCGGTCGGCTTCGGCCGCGCGGCCTGCGTGCTCTCACAGCCGGTCACCGCCAGCAGGGTCAGCGCCAGCGGTGCGGCAGGCAACGCCCAGCGCCGCCACTTGATCCCCACGCGGCCCCCTAGCCGTGGAACCTGAGTACGGTGGTGAACCCCTCGGCCCCGTCGGAGAAGCCGGTGCCGACGAGCGTCGTGGCGGGTTCCTTGCGCCCGAAACCGGGGGAGTACCAGCCCAGCGGCGGATCGGTCTCGCCGCGATGCGCGCGCCAGCTCAGCTCCCCGGGCAGGTCGAGCACGGCGGAGCGCTCCGCGCCGTCCCGGGTCCAGCTGAGGGAGGCCCGGCTCCCCGTC
The Streptomyces sp. NBC_01723 genome window above contains:
- a CDS encoding glycosyltransferase: MHVLVAHNRYASAQPSGENKVVDQEVALLRGAGHRVELFERRSDEIAARSLPGKVAVPLLVPWNPAVRAELTARLRAERPDVVHIHNVFPLLSPAVLAACADAGVPAVATLHNYTQVCPPGTLQRDGRPCTECVGSGPLPAVRHGCYRNSRLATVPLAVSMSVNRRRWWSGVERFFCISAAQRDVLVGAGMPAERLSVKHNFVPDPVARRTGPGEHLLFLGRLAEAKGVRLLMAAWDEITAGGGVGVPLVIAGAGPLEREVAAWAAGRDDVRYVGLYDPAQCREAVARSVAVVAPSTWLEAFGLVVVEAMAAGVPAVAAGHGAFVELVEDGVSGLLHRPGEPASLASCLRRITAEASRNREMGRAARLRYEQGFSPAVGLERLMEGYRTAVAGRSGGGDGPPTAGNTNTGSRRGTRASGDGGRR
- a CDS encoding O-antigen ligase domain-containing protein, with product MATEHTTPRTVATVWGLLVLNTLGSTGAVTIVPLPRSLIQMVTMGALVAAFALALVVNLRLRVRASSFLLLLTLLLVPSVISSLSLESGFGALFRCARLALFLATLWLLSRWWDGGTTFVRHHVRMYVAVLGTVAAGAVVSPGTALPDLYGGRLVGALWPLTPPQIGQYAAVVIGLTVLLVLGHRTDRTSAAVIVVPALVLLMLTHTRTATLGLLVGLALAIGSLVLTSAAARRFFIRAVGCAALAAVVFGSALHAWFLRGQSEENFTSLTGRAKVWDALLAAPRTTSEYLFGAGLGDKSFGGLPIDNSWLAVYHEQGVTGVALVAGMVVVLGAVALLRPPSLSRACAIFLISYCAIASYTEAGLGDASPYLLHLAVAASLLATPASAATPLPAPGAPDRHVPRWARSTPEVT
- a CDS encoding right-handed parallel beta-helix repeat-containing protein — protein: MGIKWRRWALPAAPLALTLLAVTGCESTQAARPKPTAAPTASVARVCAEPAAGPAKAPAGAVTVDPAVAGDLAAKTRKSPPNTTFWLSPGTHRLQPDRYAQVVPKEGNRYLGAPGAVLDGRRTNQYAFGGTARDVTIRHLTVQGFVAPHDEGVVNHDSADGWVIEHATIQHNSGAGLMAGARQRVRASCLRDNGQYGMNAYKGGGGITGLVVEGNEIVGNNRDDWERRRPGCGCTGGVKFWAVDGADVRGNWVHDNRGAGLWADTNNNDFRIEGNVLEANDGAALIYETSYNAVVRKNTIRRNNWVEGRRYADRGDSFPLATVYVSESGGEPRIRARTDRIEIYGNTLENNWSGITLWENADRFCNSPANTSSGECTLLVKDTDRCAQPAIATAPLYADCRWKTQRVDIHDNRFVLDKSVVDCTALCDRMAVLANYGTYPDWSPYQGERVAEAITGEQHNRWYDNVYLGAWTFVAHDPSRTLDAGQWQGMPYRQDEGSTFRARDGG